In one window of Frigoriglobus tundricola DNA:
- a CDS encoding sigma-70 family RNA polymerase sigma factor has translation MTHPVLVRQLQCASWVDVPDADLLDAYTLRRDSDAFAALVRRYGPLVWSVCRRQLRDPATADDATQATFLMLVRRARRVRAGTLAAWLVTVARRTCRKMQLSDLRRRRRETAAPPSAVIPPDAEMSVRELLVLLDEELARLPLRYRSVLLACYWQGRTQAEAAHQLGLSPSAVKGLLERGRAKLLDRLRHRGVTADVALRGLVAAPLVLAALPDGLRSQMTALALTAGAATGWASAVLIGLVAGVAATIVGVTLAQSEGAPPPPDPVAPSAVAARWTAPPVATDADDDPLPKGALLRLGTTRFKHPGDASELILSPDGKTVVTYGGMCAAAWGTSTGKTLWTAHTANFEGSSYAGERLLAVSPDGRRVLWTCGGQTFFEIADMASGKSNRISINGEKDLRFTAIDVSPDGTSLAVGTSIGVYLTDLTGTVRHKIANPGVKPAPGAKSDRLLFHGNYSFVRYSPDGKRLAVVTNDTPKSLRFCDPDTLQEQSRIELTAYLVRLAFSPDGARVAVTERDNAVRVYEVAGGKRVHEWVVKLDNPSENYTSAVAWSPDGKWLAAGATDHAIYLWDAATGKGAGRLTGSGWYPWGLAFSSDSKTLFSTGWDGVVRRWDVAAAKQLPLPNGAVRGSSVVAASRDGGRVAFAADTDEVHIVDVKTGKGVQRLKAADSGVSRIVFSPDGKRLAIGGSHGTRVNVVLWDLATGTVAHRWDWEKGRDPHSAVKDIVFSADGTQIAAAVFRQNAAHVLTVRGGARQVLPHEHIYGLDFAPDGTTLATAGWDRVIRLWDPKTGQVARQVEVPSKDKRDDVRMYSVRFSPDGRTLATAHMNAHVSLWDVKSLQNKNRFETGGFTFNALAYSSDGLRLATGTGHGVVVWDAHTGAKLWDRGNMGDSVYTVEFGRDGRNVLAGGNGLGYLWDARPSDLPRKEVPDLWSDLTGDEPVAADRAFWALAENPSEVVKLLATKTTVRTERDVNADQVAKLIAKLGDGDFKTREAAEAELAKLGPAAQPQMAKALAASDSPEARQRLVRLVARTADTDATRRRYQRLTALLAQIDTPEARKLLRTWADTAVDSLAEYAAAALKRCGSSPP, from the coding sequence GTGACTCACCCCGTCCTTGTTCGCCAGCTCCAGTGCGCGTCCTGGGTCGATGTGCCCGATGCGGATCTGTTGGACGCTTACACGCTGCGCCGCGATTCCGACGCGTTCGCGGCCCTGGTCCGGCGCTACGGGCCGCTGGTGTGGAGCGTGTGCCGGCGGCAGTTGCGCGACCCGGCGACCGCGGACGATGCCACCCAGGCCACGTTCCTGATGCTGGTTCGCCGCGCCCGGCGGGTGCGGGCCGGCACTCTGGCCGCGTGGCTGGTCACGGTCGCGCGCCGGACCTGCCGGAAGATGCAACTCAGCGACCTCCGCCGCCGGCGCCGCGAGACGGCCGCGCCGCCATCGGCGGTCATTCCGCCCGATGCGGAAATGAGCGTGCGGGAACTCCTGGTGCTGCTCGATGAGGAACTGGCGCGGTTACCGCTCCGGTACCGCTCGGTGCTCCTGGCGTGCTACTGGCAAGGCCGGACACAAGCTGAAGCCGCCCACCAGCTCGGGCTCTCGCCGTCCGCGGTTAAGGGCTTGTTGGAGCGCGGCCGCGCCAAGCTGCTCGACCGCCTGCGCCACCGCGGTGTGACAGCAGACGTGGCCCTGCGCGGCCTGGTGGCCGCACCGCTGGTCCTGGCGGCGCTGCCGGACGGTCTCCGGTCGCAAATGACGGCCCTGGCCCTGACCGCCGGTGCGGCAACCGGGTGGGCATCGGCTGTGCTCATCGGGCTCGTGGCCGGAGTCGCCGCGACCATCGTGGGGGTGACGCTGGCGCAATCGGAAGGTGCGCCGCCCCCGCCCGACCCGGTCGCTCCTTCCGCTGTTGCGGCCCGGTGGACCGCGCCGCCAGTGGCGACCGACGCGGACGATGACCCCCTGCCCAAGGGCGCCCTCTTGCGGCTCGGCACGACCCGGTTCAAGCACCCTGGCGATGCGAGCGAATTGATTCTATCACCCGACGGCAAAACGGTGGTCACGTATGGCGGCATGTGTGCCGCAGCCTGGGGCACCTCGACAGGAAAAACTCTCTGGACGGCGCATACCGCCAATTTCGAAGGGAGCAGCTATGCGGGCGAACGACTACTGGCGGTGAGCCCGGACGGAAGGCGAGTGCTCTGGACGTGTGGCGGACAGACCTTTTTCGAAATTGCTGACATGGCGTCCGGCAAGAGCAACCGTATTTCCATCAATGGTGAAAAGGATCTCAGGTTTACGGCCATCGACGTTTCACCCGATGGCACCTCACTCGCCGTCGGCACTTCGATCGGAGTGTACCTGACCGACCTCACGGGGACAGTTCGCCACAAGATTGCCAATCCCGGGGTCAAGCCCGCCCCCGGCGCCAAGAGCGACCGGCTGTTGTTCCACGGGAACTACAGCTTCGTTCGGTACTCGCCGGACGGCAAGCGGCTCGCGGTTGTCACGAACGATACCCCCAAGAGCCTGCGGTTCTGCGACCCGGACACGCTCCAGGAACAGAGCCGGATCGAACTCACGGCCTATCTGGTGCGGCTGGCGTTCTCGCCCGACGGCGCACGGGTTGCGGTGACGGAGCGGGACAACGCCGTCCGCGTGTACGAGGTGGCCGGGGGTAAGCGAGTACACGAGTGGGTCGTCAAGCTCGACAACCCCTCCGAGAATTACACTTCAGCCGTGGCCTGGTCGCCGGACGGGAAGTGGCTGGCTGCGGGGGCAACCGACCACGCCATTTACCTGTGGGATGCGGCCACCGGAAAAGGCGCCGGTCGGCTCACGGGGTCGGGCTGGTACCCGTGGGGGTTGGCCTTCTCGTCCGATAGCAAGACGCTGTTCTCCACCGGCTGGGACGGCGTCGTGCGGCGCTGGGACGTGGCCGCAGCCAAACAACTGCCGCTCCCCAACGGCGCGGTTCGGGGCTCCTCTGTCGTCGCGGCATCGCGGGACGGGGGCCGGGTGGCGTTCGCGGCTGATACCGACGAGGTTCACATCGTTGATGTCAAGACGGGAAAGGGCGTGCAGCGGCTCAAGGCGGCCGACAGCGGCGTGAGCCGCATCGTCTTCTCGCCCGACGGCAAGCGGCTGGCGATCGGTGGCAGTCACGGGACCCGAGTCAACGTGGTCCTCTGGGACCTGGCGACCGGCACGGTCGCCCACCGCTGGGACTGGGAGAAGGGACGCGACCCCCATTCGGCCGTGAAAGACATAGTGTTTTCGGCCGATGGCACCCAGATCGCGGCGGCGGTGTTTCGCCAAAACGCGGCTCATGTTCTGACCGTTCGCGGGGGCGCCCGTCAGGTTCTCCCGCACGAACACATCTATGGTCTCGACTTCGCGCCGGACGGGACGACGCTCGCGACGGCCGGATGGGACCGGGTGATTCGACTCTGGGACCCGAAGACGGGCCAGGTGGCGCGCCAGGTGGAGGTTCCCAGCAAAGACAAGCGCGACGACGTGCGTATGTACTCCGTCCGTTTTTCACCGGACGGCCGGACGCTCGCCACCGCGCATATGAATGCCCATGTCTCCCTTTGGGATGTCAAGTCGCTCCAGAACAAGAACCGTTTCGAGACCGGTGGCTTCACTTTTAACGCGCTGGCCTATTCTTCCGACGGCTTGCGATTGGCCACAGGCACCGGCCACGGTGTCGTGGTTTGGGACGCCCACACCGGGGCCAAGCTCTGGGACCGCGGCAACATGGGGGACTCCGTTTACACGGTGGAATTCGGCCGCGACGGGCGGAACGTGCTCGCCGGCGGTAACGGCCTGGGTTACCTCTGGGACGCGCGGCCGAGCGACCTGCCGCGCAAGGAAGTGCCCGACCTCTGGAGCGACCTGACCGGCGACGAGCCCGTGGCCGCCGACCGCGCGTTCTGGGCGCTCGCCGAAAACCCGTCTGAGGTTGTGAAGCTCCTCGCGACGAAAACAACGGTCCGAACCGAGCGCGATGTGAACGCGGACCAGGTGGCGAAACTGATTGCGAAGCTGGGGGATGGTGATTTCAAGACGCGTGAGGCCGCTGAAGCCGAACTGGCGAAACTCGGCCCCGCGGCTCAGCCGCAGATGGCGAAGGCGCTCGCCGCGAGCGATTCGCCCGAGGCGCGGCAGCGGCTGGTGCGGTTGGTGGCCCGCACCGCGGACACCGATGCCACGCGCCGCCGCTATCAGCGGCTCACGGCTCTGCTGGCGCAGATCGACACGCCCGAAGCGCGAAAGTTGCTCCGCACGTGGGCCGACACGGCCGTCGATAGCCTCGCGGAGTATGCCGCCGCGGCGTTGAAGCGGTGTGGTTCCAGCCCGCCTTGA
- a CDS encoding esterase family protein — MNREYHRWHSPRLERDMELLVFGHAGERVLVFPTRAGRFYDFEDWGLVDAARGRIGAGEVQLYCLDSVDAESFYCPWRSPPDRVRRHEAYEAYILDEVLPLTRLLNPHPVVTAHGCSMGAYHAVNLTARHPGVVGRVVALSGRYDLTAPIGPFRDLLDGHYDLGVYYHTPAHFLPALEDEERLGSLRRAGVTLAVGEADPFLGSNRHLSDTLRVKGVTHDLHVWPGRAHKAAAWRPMVARYL, encoded by the coding sequence GTGAACCGCGAGTACCACCGCTGGCACAGCCCCCGCCTCGAGCGGGACATGGAGCTGCTCGTCTTCGGGCACGCGGGCGAGCGGGTGCTGGTGTTCCCCACCCGGGCCGGCCGGTTCTACGACTTCGAGGACTGGGGCCTGGTGGACGCCGCCCGCGGCCGGATCGGCGCCGGGGAGGTCCAACTTTACTGCCTGGACAGCGTGGACGCCGAGTCCTTCTACTGTCCCTGGCGGAGCCCGCCCGACCGGGTGCGGCGCCACGAGGCGTACGAGGCGTACATCCTGGACGAGGTGCTGCCGCTGACCCGCCTGTTGAACCCGCACCCGGTCGTCACCGCCCACGGGTGCAGCATGGGGGCGTACCACGCGGTCAACCTGACGGCGCGGCACCCGGGCGTCGTCGGCCGGGTCGTCGCCCTGAGCGGGCGGTACGATCTGACCGCGCCGATCGGCCCGTTCCGCGACCTGCTGGACGGGCACTACGACCTCGGGGTGTACTACCACACCCCGGCGCACTTCCTGCCGGCTCTGGAGGACGAGGAACGGCTCGGGTCGCTGCGGCGGGCGGGGGTGACGCTGGCGGTCGGGGAGGCGGACCCGTTCCTGGGGAGCAACCGTCACCTGAGTGACACCCTACGGGTCAAGGGGGTGACCCACGACCTGCACGTCTGGCCCGGCCGCGCCCACAAGGCGGCCGCGTGGCGGCCGATGGTGGCCCGCTACCTCTGA
- a CDS encoding WD40 repeat domain-containing protein: MAVSPVRYAFVGPVLLLVLSPAPARPQPKPADPADDPLPEGAKLRFGTTRPILRDAPHVGLIGPKFTEFLAPTLDGRTRRYNLGTGRPLNIGSVGAGQVVVSADGRRAAVARPAQLSVVDVATGQLLLAVKAPEGVKLVGTPGVSLSAKGERLAYGGTGKDGKGEIVVLDVDENAVLARIVTAQPAPLVPVLSPDGKTLVTHGPPAPAPTVARAEPGAPPAPKPAADPVAARTARVWDVARAAELFQARVSGLGGHVVSAAFSADGSFFAASAGDGPVELFDVKTGTRTQTLLGRKGQGVKVAVAPDGKTVAAVAADFRIQRWTADGKALGVTAPPPGVLVAQLSGLQFADDERVVAWLTAAQFAVAWEAPTGNLLTPLSDHVAGVMSIAIPADLKDLYTSGIDGRQYRWDYATGLPTETITLRPAVLPGAPLLRPVVTLSADATRAISGQVPLEVFDVASGADLFVVPPPPVAAANHSYFRTPDGLKVVAVCSPPSAKRTGTCEVWDLLTERRVLELEVPPSTTVPQASLSADGSRLVVLTHTRDADTGKAAVQVTGWDTKTRKKLGSVTEPIEPDTVYVTAAGEDSAVLVGRLGRLWSVDYVAGTAGKDIDKLPTRREIAVYGPVVFSPDGKQFATGIQGEPFETFGVRVYDWPGGKRARTYIGHAAAVSTMMFTPDGKFLASGSQDTSVLLWDLSKVPGGK, from the coding sequence ATGGCTGTGAGCCCCGTTCGTTACGCGTTCGTCGGACCCGTGCTGCTGCTCGTGCTGTCCCCCGCGCCCGCGCGGCCGCAGCCCAAGCCGGCCGACCCGGCCGACGATCCGCTGCCCGAAGGGGCGAAGCTCCGGTTCGGAACGACGCGACCGATTTTACGGGACGCCCCGCACGTCGGGCTCATCGGCCCGAAGTTCACCGAGTTCCTCGCCCCGACGCTCGACGGCCGCACGCGGCGCTACAACCTCGGCACCGGCCGCCCCCTCAACATCGGTTCGGTCGGTGCCGGCCAGGTCGTGGTCTCCGCGGACGGGCGGCGGGCGGCGGTGGCGCGACCGGCTCAGCTCTCGGTTGTGGACGTCGCCACGGGCCAACTGCTCCTCGCCGTGAAGGCGCCGGAGGGCGTGAAACTCGTCGGCACGCCGGGCGTTTCGCTGTCCGCAAAGGGCGAGCGGCTCGCTTACGGCGGTACGGGCAAGGACGGGAAGGGCGAAATCGTCGTGCTGGACGTGGACGAGAACGCCGTGCTCGCCCGCATCGTAACGGCCCAGCCCGCGCCGCTGGTCCCCGTCCTCTCGCCGGACGGAAAGACGCTGGTGACCCACGGCCCGCCGGCGCCGGCCCCGACGGTCGCGCGAGCGGAACCGGGCGCGCCGCCGGCGCCGAAACCGGCCGCCGATCCCGTGGCGGCGCGCACGGCCCGGGTGTGGGACGTGGCGCGCGCGGCGGAACTGTTCCAGGCGCGCGTCTCCGGCCTGGGCGGGCACGTGGTGAGCGCGGCGTTCTCCGCCGACGGCTCGTTCTTCGCCGCGTCCGCCGGTGACGGGCCGGTCGAGCTGTTCGACGTGAAAACCGGCACGCGCACGCAGACCCTCCTCGGGCGCAAGGGCCAGGGCGTGAAGGTCGCGGTCGCCCCCGACGGCAAGACGGTCGCCGCGGTCGCCGCGGACTTCCGGATCCAGCGCTGGACCGCGGACGGGAAGGCGCTGGGCGTCACCGCCCCGCCGCCGGGGGTGTTGGTCGCGCAGCTCAGCGGCTTGCAGTTCGCGGACGACGAGCGGGTGGTCGCGTGGCTGACCGCCGCGCAGTTCGCGGTCGCGTGGGAGGCGCCGACCGGCAACCTCCTCACGCCGCTCAGCGACCACGTGGCGGGGGTGATGAGCATCGCCATCCCGGCCGATTTGAAAGACCTTTACACGTCCGGTATCGACGGCCGCCAGTACCGCTGGGACTACGCCACCGGTCTGCCGACCGAGACGATTACGCTCCGCCCCGCGGTGCTTCCCGGCGCGCCGCTGCTGCGCCCGGTCGTCACCCTGTCGGCCGACGCGACGCGGGCGATTTCCGGGCAGGTGCCGCTGGAGGTGTTCGACGTGGCCAGCGGCGCCGACCTGTTCGTGGTCCCGCCGCCGCCGGTGGCGGCGGCAAATCACTCGTACTTTCGCACGCCCGACGGCCTGAAAGTGGTCGCCGTGTGTTCCCCGCCCAGTGCGAAGCGGACCGGGACGTGCGAGGTGTGGGACCTGTTGACCGAGCGGCGCGTCCTGGAGTTGGAAGTGCCGCCCTCGACCACGGTCCCGCAGGCCTCTCTCAGTGCGGACGGTAGCAGGCTCGTGGTCCTCACCCACACGCGCGACGCCGACACGGGGAAGGCGGCCGTGCAGGTGACCGGGTGGGACACCAAGACCCGCAAAAAACTCGGCTCGGTGACCGAACCGATCGAGCCCGACACCGTGTACGTGACCGCGGCCGGTGAAGATTCCGCGGTACTCGTCGGGCGCTTGGGGCGCCTGTGGTCGGTCGATTACGTGGCGGGCACCGCGGGCAAGGACATCGACAAGTTGCCGACGCGGCGCGAGATCGCCGTGTACGGCCCGGTGGTGTTTAGCCCGGACGGGAAGCAGTTCGCGACCGGCATTCAGGGCGAGCCGTTCGAGACCTTCGGCGTGCGCGTGTACGACTGGCCCGGCGGGAAGCGGGCGCGGACATACATTGGTCACGCCGCGGCGGTGAGTACAATGATGTTCACCCCCGACGGCAAGTTCCTCGCATCGGGCTCGCAAGACACGAGCGTGCTACTATGGGATCTGAGCAAGGTTCCTGGTGGGAAGTGA
- a CDS encoding TIGR03067 domain-containing protein, producing the protein MTNRTALFLALAVLSFSCRRPDPGRRDAPPAPADGDLALLVGKWKIERAVADGKNYSVSYRQAKLEIAAGGKYTFVMPGLVEEGGTITIDPKKSPKEMDLKADGQALNRLQPTIDLLQDALGHARPADGRRGNPVQSAIYQLDGDDLTICLSMIEDRRPTAFETTADSWRVLMTCKRKKPTDKPKNEIAKGPAPPPLPEGVRHEWARAGAEVGWMGTLSEPVTLDFRTTPEALNDAVPAFRFEVWKTGAVGQLPVPKAPFGLYLVGTEATDAELKGLAALESLSALDLAFTKLTDDGLRNLSGLKSLNSLNIFATKVTDNGLKELANMKSLHTLDLRVLDVTDAGLKELAGLKNLKTLDLVGTKVTDAGLKELAGLSALRYLDLTDTRVTSAGVQELKRALPNCQILD; encoded by the coding sequence ATGACGAATCGAACGGCCCTATTCCTGGCCCTGGCGGTGCTCTCCTTTTCATGCCGGCGGCCCGACCCCGGTCGGCGCGACGCTCCCCCGGCCCCGGCCGACGGCGACCTCGCGCTGCTGGTCGGCAAATGGAAGATCGAGCGGGCCGTGGCTGACGGCAAGAACTATTCGGTTTCCTACCGGCAGGCGAAGCTCGAGATCGCAGCCGGAGGCAAATACACGTTCGTCATGCCCGGGCTGGTCGAAGAGGGGGGTACGATAACCATCGACCCGAAAAAAAGTCCGAAAGAAATGGACCTGAAGGCCGACGGGCAGGCCTTGAACCGGTTGCAGCCCACGATCGATCTGCTCCAGGACGCGCTCGGGCACGCCCGTCCCGCTGACGGCCGCCGCGGAAATCCGGTACAGTCGGCGATCTATCAGCTCGACGGCGACGACCTGACGATTTGCTTGAGCATGATCGAGGACCGGCGCCCGACGGCCTTCGAGACCACTGCGGACTCCTGGCGGGTCCTCATGACCTGTAAGCGGAAGAAACCTACCGACAAACCGAAGAACGAGATCGCCAAGGGCCCGGCGCCTCCCCCGCTGCCCGAGGGCGTCCGGCACGAGTGGGCGCGGGCGGGAGCCGAAGTCGGCTGGATGGGAACACTGAGCGAGCCCGTCACATTGGACTTTCGGACCACACCCGAGGCGCTGAACGACGCGGTTCCCGCGTTTCGGTTCGAGGTCTGGAAAACGGGTGCGGTGGGTCAGCTCCCGGTTCCGAAAGCGCCGTTCGGACTGTACCTCGTGGGCACAGAGGCGACCGATGCGGAACTGAAGGGGCTGGCGGCGCTCGAGTCCCTGAGCGCGCTCGATCTGGCGTTTACCAAGCTGACGGACGATGGATTGAGGAACCTGTCCGGCCTGAAATCTCTAAATTCATTAAATATTTTTGCCACCAAGGTGACGGATAATGGCTTGAAAGAATTAGCAAACATGAAATCGCTGCACACTTTGGACCTGCGGGTCCTTGACGTAACCGATGCGGGCCTGAAGGAACTGGCCGGGCTGAAAAATCTGAAAACCCTGGATCTCGTGGGAACGAAAGTCACGGACGCCGGTTTGAAGGAGCTGGCCGGGTTGAGTGCCTTGCGGTATCTCGACCTGACGGACACGCGGGTGACAAGCGCGGGCGTGCAGGAGCTGAAGCGGGCGCTGCCCAACTGCCAGATTCTCGACTGA
- a CDS encoding SOS response-associated peptidase, translating into MCGRFVLAASPADLVGHFGLEQAPDLTARYNIAPAQLVAVVAPKADPTKRGLALLKWGLVPYWSNDGRPGPINARAETVAGLPTFADSFRDRRCVLPATGFYEWSVAEGKKRPHRFRLKGGGVMGFAGLWSKWKVRDTPALFTCCLITTAANDLVRPFHDRMPAILAPDDYATWLDAGTLPKAAHALLRPYPTELMEAVEANPLVNSPKNEGPHLLDPAA; encoded by the coding sequence ATGTGCGGTCGCTTCGTTCTCGCCGCCTCCCCGGCGGACCTGGTCGGGCACTTCGGGCTCGAACAGGCACCGGACCTGACCGCCCGGTACAACATCGCGCCGGCCCAACTCGTCGCCGTCGTCGCCCCGAAAGCGGACCCTACGAAACGGGGGCTCGCGCTCCTGAAGTGGGGGCTGGTGCCGTACTGGTCGAACGACGGCCGGCCCGGCCCGATCAACGCCCGCGCCGAGACCGTCGCCGGGCTGCCCACCTTCGCGGACTCGTTCCGGGACCGCCGGTGCGTCCTACCGGCCACGGGGTTCTACGAGTGGAGCGTGGCCGAAGGGAAAAAGCGCCCGCACCGGTTCCGGCTCAAGGGCGGCGGGGTCATGGGGTTCGCCGGCCTGTGGTCGAAGTGGAAGGTGCGGGACACGCCGGCCCTGTTCACCTGCTGTCTCATCACCACGGCCGCGAACGACCTGGTGCGGCCGTTTCACGACCGGATGCCCGCGATCCTGGCGCCAGACGACTACGCAACGTGGCTCGACGCGGGCACCCTGCCGAAGGCCGCTCACGCGCTGCTAAGGCCGTACCCGACGGAGCTGATGGAAGCGGTCGAAGCGAACCCGCTGGTGAACAGCCCGAAGAACGAAGGGCCACACCTGCTCGACCCGGCCGCGTGA
- a CDS encoding sugar phosphate isomerase/epimerase family protein: MLTRRDFLATSAAAAGAALLPAGARAAEPTDLFKISLAQWSLHRAFFGNKADPLKFAEVATKDYGIAAVEYVNQFYSSKKKDGAYLADLKKVADDNQVTSVLIMCDGEGALGDPDEKKRTKAVENHYRWVEWAKFLGCHSIRVNAQTGGDGTRDEKAKTVADGLRKLSEFGEKHKIAVIVENHGGLSSDGAWLAGVMKLVDSKFCGTLPDFGNFGSYDRYKGVDELMPFAKGVSAKTHDFDDKGNETHTDYRKMLDIVVKKHKYHGFIGIEYEGGKASEPEGIKATKKLLETVRGELAKG; this comes from the coding sequence ATGCTGACTCGTCGCGACTTTCTTGCCACCTCTGCCGCCGCCGCCGGAGCGGCGCTCCTGCCGGCCGGCGCCCGCGCCGCCGAGCCGACCGACCTGTTCAAGATCTCGCTCGCCCAGTGGTCGCTGCACCGCGCGTTCTTCGGCAACAAGGCCGACCCGCTCAAGTTCGCGGAGGTCGCCACGAAGGACTACGGCATCGCCGCCGTCGAGTACGTCAATCAGTTCTACAGTTCGAAGAAGAAGGACGGCGCGTACCTCGCCGACCTGAAGAAGGTCGCCGACGACAACCAGGTGACCAGCGTTCTGATCATGTGCGACGGCGAGGGCGCGCTGGGCGACCCGGACGAGAAGAAGCGGACCAAGGCCGTCGAGAACCACTACCGCTGGGTGGAGTGGGCGAAGTTCCTGGGCTGCCACTCGATCCGCGTCAACGCCCAGACCGGCGGCGACGGCACCCGCGACGAGAAGGCCAAGACCGTGGCCGACGGGCTCCGCAAGCTGAGCGAGTTCGGGGAGAAGCACAAGATCGCGGTGATCGTCGAGAACCACGGCGGGCTGTCGTCCGACGGGGCGTGGCTCGCGGGCGTCATGAAGCTGGTGGACAGCAAGTTCTGCGGCACGCTCCCCGACTTCGGGAACTTCGGCAGCTACGACCGCTACAAGGGCGTGGACGAGCTGATGCCGTTCGCCAAGGGCGTGTCGGCCAAGACCCACGACTTCGACGACAAGGGCAACGAGACCCACACCGACTACCGCAAGATGCTCGACATCGTGGTGAAGAAGCACAAGTACCACGGGTTCATCGGGATCGAATACGAGGGCGGTAAGGCGAGCGAGCCCGAGGGCATCAAGGCGACGAAGAAGCTGCTGGAAACCGTTCGCGGCGAGCTCGCGAAGGGGTGA
- a CDS encoding response regulator produces the protein MNDGDITILVVDDSAVDRTVVRRVLEKHGGWCVAQAAGGAEALAVIARAAPAAVVTDLQMPGLNGLALVEQVRERFPRVPVILMTRQGSEQIAVAALRAGAASYVPKPRIVTELVAVVEQVLSVSQAADRRARVLSALSERVSQYTLTNDPALVSALVHVLREELIAFELCDATGATRTGIALEEALLNAVYHGNLEVSSNLKLGDDGAFERAVAVRRGEAPYRDRRVSVTAELTPFEATFVIADEGRGFDVAGLPDPTAPSNLERPLGRGVVLMRAFMDEVRYNSTGNRVTLVKHRDPCVSPAPLTGPVV, from the coding sequence ATGAACGACGGCGACATCACGATTCTTGTTGTTGACGATTCGGCGGTGGATCGCACCGTCGTCCGGCGGGTCCTTGAGAAGCACGGGGGGTGGTGCGTGGCCCAGGCCGCCGGCGGGGCCGAGGCGCTCGCCGTGATCGCACGCGCGGCCCCGGCCGCGGTGGTCACGGACCTCCAAATGCCCGGGTTGAACGGACTGGCCCTGGTCGAGCAGGTGCGGGAGCGGTTCCCCCGGGTGCCGGTGATCCTCATGACCCGGCAGGGGAGCGAGCAGATCGCCGTGGCCGCGCTCCGGGCCGGCGCGGCCAGTTACGTGCCCAAACCGCGGATCGTGACCGAACTCGTTGCGGTGGTCGAGCAGGTGCTCTCCGTGTCCCAGGCGGCCGACCGCCGGGCCCGCGTGCTGAGCGCCCTGAGCGAGCGGGTGTCGCAGTACACCCTCACGAACGACCCGGCGCTCGTGAGCGCGCTGGTGCACGTCCTCCGGGAGGAGCTGATCGCGTTCGAACTGTGCGACGCGACCGGCGCGACCCGGACCGGGATCGCACTGGAGGAGGCGCTCCTGAACGCCGTGTACCACGGCAACCTGGAAGTCAGCTCGAACCTCAAGTTGGGCGACGACGGGGCGTTCGAGCGGGCGGTGGCGGTGCGCCGCGGCGAGGCCCCGTACCGCGACCGCCGGGTGTCCGTGACCGCCGAGTTGACGCCGTTCGAGGCGACGTTCGTGATCGCCGACGAGGGGCGGGGGTTCGACGTGGCGGGCCTCCCGGACCCGACCGCCCCGAGCAACCTGGAGCGCCCGCTCGGCCGCGGCGTCGTCCTGATGCGCGCGTTCATGGACGAGGTGCGGTACAACTCGACCGGCAACCGCGTGACCCTCGTCAAGCACCGAGACCCGTGCGTCAGCCCGGCCCCCCTGACGGGTCCGGTCGTGTAG
- a CDS encoding SGNH/GDSL hydrolase family protein, with the protein MDWYEDEVRGLEAALRDRPPPPAAVAFYGSSSIRLWDTLAADFPGHAVVNLGFGGSTLAACAHFFARLVPPCRPRAVVLYAGDNDLGDGRSPDDVVAALRSVLDRFGSALPAARLALLAIKPSPARWHLQPRIEETNRRFAAELALRPATRFVDVHAPMLADGRPRPALYAPDGLHLSPAGYRVWADIVGRTEWIFARS; encoded by the coding sequence ATGGACTGGTACGAAGACGAGGTCCGCGGACTGGAAGCCGCGCTCCGGGACCGCCCCCCGCCGCCCGCCGCGGTCGCCTTCTACGGCAGCTCGTCGATCCGCCTGTGGGACACCCTGGCCGCCGACTTCCCCGGCCACGCCGTCGTCAACCTCGGGTTCGGCGGGTCCACCCTGGCCGCGTGCGCCCACTTCTTCGCCCGACTCGTTCCGCCGTGCCGGCCCCGGGCCGTCGTCCTGTACGCCGGGGACAACGACCTCGGTGACGGCCGGTCCCCGGACGACGTGGTGGCCGCCCTGCGGTCGGTACTCGACCGGTTCGGGAGCGCCCTGCCGGCCGCCCGGTTGGCGCTCCTCGCGATCAAGCCGAGCCCGGCCCGGTGGCACCTGCAACCCCGGATCGAAGAGACCAACCGGCGGTTCGCGGCCGAACTGGCCCTCCGCCCGGCCACCCGCTTCGTGGACGTTCACGCCCCGATGCTCGCGGACGGCCGGCCCCGGCCCGCCCTGTACGCCCCCGACGGGTTGCACCTCAGCCCGGCCGGTTACCGGGTTTGGGCCGACATCGTCGGCCGGACCGAGTGGATCTTCGCCCGGTCTTAA